In the genome of Deinococcus sp. YIM 77859, one region contains:
- a CDS encoding TlpA disulfide reductase family protein codes for MKRESLTAALFILLALGLSAAAAQGCCAPILIPPARSTQVPPSGERGVLNTQVSLTYGKTLTLDTYRGQPLVLAVFSTTCPSCVSELKALARLQAAGTKVLLVSGQDTLPDLVRFAQNQRLPFPVGRVAPQFIAQLKILAYPTVVVLDARGRAVTRQQGTADVQSLQNTLAGLRTTQGR; via the coding sequence ATGAAACGAGAATCTCTGACCGCTGCCCTGTTCATCCTGTTGGCCCTCGGCCTCAGCGCGGCTGCCGCCCAAGGGTGCTGCGCACCGATACTCATTCCGCCCGCTCGTTCCACTCAGGTTCCCCCGAGTGGCGAGCGCGGGGTCTTGAACACCCAGGTGAGCCTGACGTACGGCAAGACCCTGACCCTCGACACGTACCGCGGTCAGCCTCTGGTTCTGGCCGTGTTCAGCACCACCTGTCCGTCTTGCGTGAGCGAACTTAAAGCGCTGGCCCGATTGCAAGCCGCGGGAACGAAGGTGCTGCTCGTCTCCGGGCAGGACACCCTGCCGGACCTGGTGCGTTTTGCACAAAACCAGCGCCTGCCCTTCCCGGTGGGCCGGGTGGCCCCACAGTTCATCGCGCAACTCAAGATCCTCGCCTACCCGACGGTGGTTGTGCTCGACGCTCGCGGACGTGCTGTAACGCGCCAGCAGGGCACAGCAGATGTGCAAAGCCTGCAAAACACCCTCGCAGGCCTGCGGACCACACAAGGGCGCTGA
- the lpdA gene encoding dihydrolipoyl dehydrogenase, with amino-acid sequence MTEQTNDRTQPDVSKVEDTRDQATSDAMARPGDPSGTLAPQAQHSEAAATGTHYDVIVLGGGMAGVPLAHRLAYKGLKTALIERAELGGTCLNRGCIPTKTMIASARVAHLAYLSEQWGVETSGVRVNLSRVVDRKDELVRSIRSGSERNVEQNRNLTLIRGNARFIGERRVLVDGEEIRADRIFIAVGTRNSVPPIEGLATVPFLDSTSAMELREVPPHLVIVGGGYIGVEFAQMYRRFGSQVTLLQGGPHLLASEDEDITTVLREALEAEGINVIVNARVKRAEGGEGDVRVTAAVGGEDRTFSGTHLMIAAGRVPNTDGLGLEHTGVELDGRGFIRINDRLETSAPGIWALGDVRGGPMFTHTARDDARVIYQNVIKQAHLSIKDRVVPWGVFTDPQLGRVGLSEREARQAGYKLKIGKYEARKVAKARAIGETRGLIKVIADAETDRILGASVLLADGAELVHEFVTAMQLGARYTDLQNMIHIHPTLAEGLNNALGGVHYEEGLE; translated from the coding sequence ATGACCGAGCAGACGAATGACCGCACTCAGCCTGACGTAAGCAAAGTCGAGGACACCCGCGACCAGGCCACGTCCGACGCAATGGCCCGTCCAGGTGATCCCAGTGGCACGCTGGCTCCACAAGCGCAGCACAGCGAGGCTGCAGCGACCGGCACCCATTACGACGTGATCGTGCTGGGGGGCGGGATGGCCGGTGTGCCGCTCGCGCACCGCCTGGCCTACAAGGGCCTCAAGACCGCCCTGATCGAACGTGCCGAACTGGGCGGCACCTGCCTCAACCGTGGCTGCATCCCCACCAAGACGATGATTGCCAGCGCCCGCGTGGCGCACCTGGCGTACCTGAGCGAGCAGTGGGGCGTGGAGACGTCAGGTGTCCGCGTGAACCTCAGCCGTGTGGTCGACCGCAAGGATGAGCTGGTGCGCAGCATCCGTAGCGGCTCGGAGCGGAACGTCGAACAGAACAGGAACCTCACCCTGATCCGCGGCAATGCGCGGTTCATCGGAGAGCGCCGAGTGCTCGTGGACGGCGAGGAGATCAGGGCCGACAGGATCTTCATTGCGGTGGGAACACGCAACAGCGTCCCACCCATCGAAGGGCTGGCGACGGTTCCCTTCCTGGATTCCACCAGCGCTATGGAACTCCGCGAGGTGCCCCCGCACCTGGTGATCGTCGGTGGCGGGTATATCGGGGTGGAATTCGCGCAGATGTACCGGCGCTTTGGCAGTCAGGTCACCCTGCTGCAAGGCGGCCCGCACCTTTTGGCTAGCGAGGACGAGGACATCACCACGGTCCTGAGGGAAGCGCTGGAAGCCGAAGGAATCAACGTGATCGTGAATGCCCGCGTGAAGCGCGCCGAGGGCGGCGAAGGAGACGTGCGGGTCACGGCCGCGGTGGGTGGCGAGGACCGCACCTTCTCCGGAACCCACCTGATGATCGCGGCGGGGCGCGTGCCGAATACCGACGGGCTCGGTCTGGAGCACACGGGCGTGGAGCTGGACGGGCGCGGCTTCATCCGGATCAACGACCGGCTGGAGACCAGTGCGCCGGGCATCTGGGCGCTGGGGGACGTGCGGGGTGGACCGATGTTCACACACACCGCGCGAGACGACGCGCGCGTCATCTACCAGAACGTCATCAAGCAGGCGCATCTCAGCATCAAGGACCGGGTGGTGCCCTGGGGTGTCTTCACTGACCCGCAGCTCGGCCGGGTCGGGCTGTCCGAACGAGAAGCGCGTCAGGCGGGCTACAAACTCAAGATCGGGAAGTACGAGGCGCGCAAAGTCGCCAAGGCCCGCGCGATCGGGGAGACGCGTGGCCTGATCAAAGTCATCGCGGATGCTGAAACCGACCGGATCCTGGGCGCCTCGGTCCTGCTGGCGGACGGCGCGGAACTCGTGCATGAGTTCGTCACGGCGATGCAACTCGGCGCACGGTACACCGATCTTCAGAACATGATCCACATCCACCCGACGCTCGCGGAAGGGCTGAACAACGCCCTGGGGGGCGTGCACTATGAAGAAGGCCTGGAATGA